A portion of the Toxotes jaculatrix isolate fToxJac2 chromosome 16, fToxJac2.pri, whole genome shotgun sequence genome contains these proteins:
- the acads gene encoding short-chain specific acyl-CoA dehydrogenase, mitochondrial, with translation MAALFKARKALGLCLSGCRGLSQLAELPETHQILRQTCRDYADRELTPIAARLDKEHSYPAKQIQELGAMGVMAMEVPEELGGAGMDYLAYSLAMEEISRGCASTGVVVSVNNSLYIGPILKFGTEEQKKQWITPFTTGEKVGCFALSEPGNGSDAGAASTVARQEGDEWVLNGTKAWITNSWDASATVVFATTDKTLKHKGISAFLIPMPHPGLSLGKKEDKLGIRASSTANIILEDCRIPLGNMLGPRGAGFKIAMQTLDSGRIGIAAQALGIAQASLDCAADYAQKRTAFGSPISKLQAIQFKLADMAMAVESARLLTWKAALLRDSKKPFTKEAAMAKLAASEAATFCSHQAIQVLGGMGYVADMPAERHYRDARITEIYEGTSEIQRLVIAGQLLKEYQS, from the exons CTCTGGGCCTGTGTCTCAGTGGCTGTCGAGGTCTGTCTCAGCTAGCAGAGTTACCCGAGACTCATCAGATACTGAGACAGACCTGCAGAGACTACGCTGACAGGGAACTGACCCCCATCGCTGCCAGACTGGACAAAGAGCATTCGTACCCTGCcaaacag ATTCAGGAGTTGGGGGCGATGGGGGTGATGGCCATGGAGGTACCAGAGGAGCTGGGTGGTGCTGGGATGGACTATCTGGCGTACAGTCTGGCTATGGAGGAAATCAGCCGAGGCTGTGCCAGCACCGGAGTCGTGGTGTCTGTTAACAAT TCTCTCTACATTGGACCAATATTGAAGTTTGgtacagaagaacagaaaaagcagTGGATCACACCGTTCACCACCGGAGAGAAGGTGGGCTGTTTCGCCCTCAGTGAGCCAG GTAATGgcagtgatgcaggtgcagcCTCCACGGTAGCGCGTCAGGAGGGAGACGAGTGGGTGCTGAATGGAACCAAAGCCTGGATCACCAACAGCTGGGACGCCTCTGCCACCGTTGTGTTCGCCACCACAGACAAGACGCTCAAACACAAG GGTATCAGTGCATTCCTGATCCCCATGCCACACCCGGGGCTTTCTCTGGGGAAGAAGGAAGATAAGTTGGGCATCAGAGCCTCATCCACTGCCAACATCATCCTGGAGGACTGCAGGATACCTCTGGGCAACATGCTGGGTCCTCGTGGTGCAGGATTCAAGATCGCCATG CAAACCCTGGACAGTGGACGGATCGGTATTGCAGCTCAGGCTCTTGGTATCGCTCAGGCTTCTCTGGACTGTGCTGCAGACTACGCACAGAAACGCACTGCGTTCGGGTCCCCCATCAGCAAGCTGCAGGCCATACAG TTCAAACTGGCTGACATGGCTATGGCAGTAGAGAGCGCTCGTCTCCTCACCTGGAAGGCGGCGCTCCTTCGAGATTCAAAGAAACCCTTCACCAAG GAAGCAGCCATGGCCAAACTAGCAGCATCTGAAGCTGCCACCTTCTGCTCACATCAG GCGATCCAGGTTCTGGGGGGGATGGGTTACGTGGCGGACATGCCGGCTGAGAGGCACTACCGCGACGCTCGCATTACTGAGATCTACGAGGGCACCAGTGAGATCCAGAGACTGGTTATCGCCGGCCAGTTACTGAAGGAATACCAGTCATAG